From Gimesia panareensis, the proteins below share one genomic window:
- a CDS encoding 4Fe-4S dicluster domain-containing protein produces MTEAPQPDNLRSCYLSMEQFARLFEVLQAHDYEIIGPTIDQQAIVYDRLTSIDDLPRGWTDIQEPGKYRLEERGDQALFGYNVGPQSWKKNLFPPVSTLSVANRTESGWQFSESEEPTPKYAFLGVRACELAALGVQDKVFVGGPYVDPQYQRRRMQALVIAVNCTQAASTCFCTSMNTGPRCRQGFDLALTELEEGFLVEVATELGEEILQELETVEVSEEQESAAETARQQAVDQIEREFDTTDIRDLLLSNLEHPQWDDVAERCLSCTNCTMVCPTCFCSSVEEVSDLSGEHVERQRVWDSCFNVEFSYMNGGLVRNNVRSRYRQWLTHKLASWIDQFGTSGCVGCGRCITWCPVGIDLTAEVTAIRKSPS; encoded by the coding sequence ATGACGGAAGCCCCACAGCCCGACAATCTGCGATCCTGTTATCTGTCAATGGAACAGTTTGCCAGACTGTTTGAAGTCCTGCAGGCTCACGATTATGAGATCATTGGTCCCACAATCGATCAGCAAGCGATTGTCTACGATCGGCTGACTTCGATTGATGATCTGCCTCGAGGCTGGACCGACATCCAGGAACCGGGCAAGTACCGACTGGAAGAACGCGGCGATCAGGCGCTGTTCGGCTATAATGTGGGGCCGCAGTCCTGGAAGAAGAATCTGTTTCCCCCGGTGAGTACACTCTCGGTTGCTAATCGCACCGAGAGTGGCTGGCAATTCAGTGAATCTGAAGAGCCGACTCCGAAATATGCCTTTCTGGGTGTGCGGGCCTGTGAACTGGCGGCGCTCGGCGTTCAGGATAAAGTTTTTGTTGGTGGCCCCTATGTTGATCCACAGTACCAGCGCAGACGGATGCAGGCACTGGTGATCGCCGTCAATTGTACTCAAGCGGCGTCCACCTGTTTCTGTACCTCCATGAATACAGGCCCCCGTTGCCGACAGGGATTCGATCTGGCTTTGACCGAGCTGGAAGAGGGATTTCTGGTAGAGGTCGCGACTGAACTGGGAGAAGAAATACTGCAGGAACTGGAGACGGTTGAAGTTTCAGAAGAGCAGGAATCCGCCGCAGAAACGGCGCGGCAGCAGGCGGTAGACCAGATCGAACGTGAATTTGACACGACCGATATCCGGGATCTGCTGCTGTCGAACCTGGAACACCCCCAGTGGGACGATGTCGCGGAGCGTTGTCTCTCCTGTACCAACTGTACGATGGTCTGCCCGACCTGTTTCTGCAGTTCGGTGGAGGAAGTCAGCGATCTGAGTGGTGAGCATGTGGAACGCCAGCGGGTGTGGGATTCCTGTTTTAACGTCGAATTCAGTTACATGAACGGGGGACTGGTGCGAAACAATGTGCGCAGCCGCTACCGTCAGTGGCTGACCCACAAACTGGCGAGCTGGATCGATCAGTTTGGGACCTCCGGGTGTGTGGGATGTGGACGCTGCATTACCTGGTGTCCGGTGGGTATTGATTTAACAGCAGAAGTGACCGCGATTCGGAAGTCGCCATCATGA
- a CDS encoding hydrogenase maturation nickel metallochaperone HypA/HybF yields MHERSLVQTLLKQVQQIVADDGGGRVKEIQVQVGDLSGVEPLLFEAAFAELAANVFSEECGLLLEVVPVKAECSLCGQRFEVQNYEFLCPVCGRGPVDVTQGDQVKLMSITVDSEDMVEGVKS; encoded by the coding sequence ATGCATGAACGGTCACTGGTGCAGACGCTGTTAAAGCAGGTACAGCAGATCGTGGCGGATGACGGCGGTGGCCGCGTGAAAGAGATCCAGGTGCAGGTAGGTGACCTGTCCGGAGTGGAGCCGTTGCTGTTTGAAGCTGCGTTTGCGGAACTGGCTGCCAATGTCTTTTCGGAGGAATGTGGCCTGCTGCTGGAAGTGGTGCCGGTCAAGGCGGAGTGCAGTCTGTGTGGGCAGCGGTTTGAAGTACAGAATTATGAATTCCTCTGTCCTGTCTGCGGGAGGGGGCCGGTGGATGTGACCCAGGGAGACCAGGTGAAACTGATGAGTATCACCGTCGATTCAGAAGATATGGTAGAGGGAGTGAAGTCATGA
- a CDS encoding HypC/HybG/HupF family hydrogenase formation chaperone codes for MCLGIPGKIIRWLERDGVFAQAEVEFDGVRRVVHMACVTEAEEGEYVIVHAGIAISRIDPEEAEQIFQTLAEMGDDEGWHATETDDAGEDS; via the coding sequence ATGTGTTTAGGAATACCGGGGAAAATTATACGGTGGCTGGAGCGGGACGGAGTCTTCGCCCAGGCGGAGGTCGAATTTGACGGCGTCCGTCGCGTGGTTCACATGGCGTGTGTGACGGAAGCGGAGGAAGGGGAGTACGTGATTGTCCACGCCGGCATTGCGATCAGTCGGATTGATCCCGAGGAGGCGGAACAGATCTTCCAGACGCTGGCAGAAATGGGGGATGACGAAGGCTGGCATGCAACTGAGACGGACGATGCGGGGGAAGATTCATGA
- a CDS encoding Crp/Fnr family transcriptional regulator, protein MELRFTAGLSEGDQQKLAAISRLKEFPAGGTLFTEGSEHKDLYVIRSGRVEICMTIPARGCLPVLTLEAGDLVGWSTVLQQGEMTATVGAIEDTEVIAINAEELRALCEADHDIGYQIMQRIAKSLSQRLVACRLQVLDMYGEHPGQTHHAQKGAAE, encoded by the coding sequence ATGGAGCTGCGGTTCACCGCGGGTTTGTCAGAAGGAGATCAGCAGAAACTGGCTGCCATCTCGCGTCTCAAGGAATTCCCGGCAGGGGGAACGCTGTTTACCGAAGGGAGCGAACACAAGGATCTGTATGTGATCCGCAGTGGGCGCGTGGAGATCTGTATGACGATTCCCGCCCGAGGTTGTCTGCCGGTTCTGACTCTGGAAGCCGGCGATCTGGTCGGCTGGTCGACGGTCCTGCAGCAGGGCGAGATGACGGCGACGGTAGGAGCGATCGAAGATACCGAAGTCATCGCCATCAATGCCGAGGAACTCAGAGCGTTATGTGAGGCTGATCATGATATTGGTTATCAGATCATGCAGCGGATCGCGAAATCCCTCTCACAGCGTCTGGTCGCCTGTCGCTTGCAGGTACTGGATATGTATGGCGAGCATCCCGGTCAGACGCACCATGCGCAGAAAGGGGCTGCAGAATGA
- the hypD gene encoding hydrogenase formation protein HypD — protein MKYLDEYRDPEAAQRLLTEIRKTATHCWTLMEVCGGQTHSLLRHGIAAELEGTVELIHGPGCPVCVTDQGAIDFACQLAQREDVILASFGDMLRVPGSDSSLLDVRTAGGRVQVVYSPLDAVELARRYPERQVVFFAVGFETTAPATALAVRQADRDGLENFSLLVSHVRVQPAMETLVEAPDHRVQAFLAAGHVCTVMGYESYESFVETYRLPVVVTGFEPLDLLEGILACVRQLEQQQARLENCYARSVQEAGNRAARDLVQEIYQVSDRAWRGFGVIPRGGLELSPEWSQYDARIRFEKQALPVLENEECRSFDVMTGQLKPTACPHFGKRCRPETPLGAPMVSSEGACAAYYRYGMSADHATA, from the coding sequence ATGAAATATCTGGATGAATACCGTGATCCCGAGGCGGCACAACGCCTGCTGACAGAGATCCGTAAGACAGCGACTCACTGCTGGACGCTGATGGAAGTCTGTGGAGGTCAGACGCATAGCCTGTTGCGGCACGGGATTGCGGCCGAACTGGAGGGGACCGTGGAGCTGATTCATGGTCCCGGTTGTCCGGTGTGTGTGACCGATCAGGGGGCGATCGATTTTGCCTGCCAGCTGGCACAGCGGGAGGATGTCATTCTGGCCAGCTTTGGCGATATGTTGCGCGTACCGGGGAGCGACAGTTCGCTGCTGGATGTGCGGACGGCAGGCGGGCGGGTGCAGGTTGTGTATTCCCCTCTGGACGCCGTCGAACTGGCCCGCCGGTATCCGGAACGGCAGGTGGTGTTCTTTGCAGTCGGGTTTGAAACGACGGCTCCTGCGACGGCACTGGCGGTCAGGCAGGCGGATCGGGACGGGCTGGAGAATTTCAGCCTGTTGGTCTCGCATGTCCGCGTGCAGCCCGCGATGGAGACGCTGGTTGAGGCGCCGGATCATCGGGTGCAGGCCTTTCTGGCGGCCGGGCATGTATGTACGGTGATGGGGTATGAATCTTACGAGTCGTTTGTGGAAACATATCGGCTGCCCGTGGTGGTGACCGGATTCGAACCGCTCGATTTACTGGAAGGGATTCTGGCCTGTGTGAGGCAACTGGAGCAGCAACAGGCCCGACTGGAGAACTGTTATGCCCGCTCCGTGCAGGAGGCAGGAAACCGGGCCGCCCGGGATCTGGTGCAGGAAATCTACCAGGTGAGCGATCGGGCCTGGCGCGGTTTTGGAGTGATTCCCCGGGGCGGACTGGAACTGAGTCCCGAATGGAGCCAGTATGATGCCCGGATCCGGTTCGAGAAACAGGCTCTGCCGGTGTTGGAAAATGAAGAGTGCCGGAGTTTTGACGTGATGACGGGACAGCTGAAGCCGACGGCTTGCCCCCATTTTGGAAAACGCTGTCGACCGGAAACCCCACTGGGAGCACCCATGGTCTCGTCGGAAGGGGCCTGTGCCGCCTATTATCGATACGGGATGTCTGCTGATCACGCGACTGCCTGA
- a CDS encoding FAD/NAD(P)-binding protein has product MSENSPVAACHSDPQPNAWVSQTAVIREIRPEVSGVTTYQLALTDPTAAESYRFRPGQFNMLYVPGAGESAISMSGDPDSLETLTHTIREAGNVTRRIADMRVGDTLGLRGPFGTSWPVEQCAGKDVILVAGGIGLPPLRPVIYHMLSEREKYGQITLLYGARTPEMLLYTDEFQRWREQGLDVRVTVDRSAPGWQGNVGVVPQLLERLQKFDPANTVMMICGPDIMMRFTARGALQRGMTTEQIWVSTERNMQCAVGLCGHCQLGPEFICKDGPVFRYDLISPYLKVEGL; this is encoded by the coding sequence ATGAGTGAGAATTCTCCTGTAGCAGCATGTCATTCTGATCCCCAGCCAAACGCCTGGGTATCGCAGACTGCAGTGATTCGCGAAATCCGTCCCGAGGTTAGTGGCGTGACCACTTATCAGCTGGCGTTGACTGATCCCACTGCTGCAGAGTCGTACCGCTTTCGACCAGGGCAGTTTAATATGTTGTATGTACCCGGGGCGGGCGAGTCTGCGATTTCCATGAGTGGGGATCCGGATTCTCTGGAAACCCTGACACATACAATTCGTGAGGCGGGGAATGTGACGCGGCGGATTGCTGACATGAGGGTCGGAGACACGCTGGGATTGCGCGGGCCATTCGGAACCAGCTGGCCCGTGGAACAGTGTGCGGGCAAAGATGTGATTCTGGTGGCGGGAGGAATCGGCCTGCCTCCGTTACGACCGGTGATCTACCACATGCTGTCAGAGCGGGAGAAGTACGGACAGATTACACTGTTGTACGGCGCCCGCACTCCGGAGATGTTGCTCTATACTGACGAATTTCAGCGCTGGCGGGAACAGGGGCTGGATGTGCGGGTCACCGTGGATCGGTCGGCACCTGGCTGGCAGGGGAATGTAGGCGTGGTTCCCCAGTTGCTGGAACGACTGCAGAAATTTGATCCAGCGAACACAGTCATGATGATCTGTGGACCGGACATCATGATGCGTTTTACCGCACGGGGGGCACTGCAGCGGGGCATGACGACAGAACAGATCTGGGTTTCGACCGAACGTAATATGCAGTGTGCCGTGGGCCTCTGTGGGCACTGTCAGTTAGGTCCGGAATTTATCTGCAAGGATGGGCCCGTCTTTCGTTATGATCTGATTTCTCCCTACCTGAAAGTGGAGGGCCTGTAA
- the hypF gene encoding carbamoyltransferase HypF yields MNRQAISNPEATQVAVQFLWNGRVQGIGLRPAVACWARELGLAGSICNTSAGVQLRVEGPAQLVARFEEELESHLPTEAVLETRERQPIECEALRSFEILESDEDGPLRTEVPRDRAVCPACLEELTDPADRRFQYPFISCTDCGPRYSLIRSMPYERRQTGMAEFGMCAECAAEYESAADRRFHAQTIACSECGPRVWCTDSRGREIVVDQAAIQAAAQALKQGQIVGLRGLGGYQFLADARSDAAVQKLRELKQRPAKPLAVMVSSLAEARTLAILNDTEEQELCSPAAPIVLLRARRDAGLSCDLNSGLQTVGVMLPTTPLHALLLNACEFPLVVTSANREGEPIACQADQIDAGLRAGADLWLEHDRPIERPIDDSVVRVMAGQSVTIRLARGLAPLPLPIAFDEPLIATGGQQKSAFAFCNGKQSVLGPHMGELECLPACERYLEQLQSLQSLYDFAPAGLVCDQHPDYFTTQWAERVGIPLEKVQHHYAHILAGMLEQGWLDRKVLGVALDGTGWGTDQTIWGGEFLLSTATEYERVGRLRPFALPGGEQAIREPWRIAVMLVAQSLGEQAALMLGTEVEPAEPLLRIGKSSRLSPLTSSAGRLFDGVAMLILGCRHSGFEGQPAMLLEATCDYSETGAYEMPIHEGELRELDWRPAVTQIWEDRRRGVSPGRMAMRFHRGLARAIARFGSFYSQLPVVLGGGVFQNRCLVELLAEEFAQSGQELGLPGRIPPNDGGLAAGQLALAIARREGRDTIRCV; encoded by the coding sequence ATGAACCGGCAGGCAATCAGTAATCCGGAAGCAACGCAGGTCGCGGTTCAGTTTCTGTGGAACGGTCGCGTGCAGGGGATCGGACTGCGACCGGCGGTAGCATGCTGGGCGCGCGAACTGGGGCTGGCAGGTTCGATCTGTAATACTTCTGCGGGAGTGCAACTGCGGGTGGAAGGACCTGCTCAACTGGTCGCGCGGTTTGAAGAAGAACTGGAGTCACACCTGCCGACTGAGGCGGTGCTTGAGACCCGGGAGCGTCAGCCGATCGAATGTGAAGCATTGAGGTCCTTCGAGATCCTGGAGAGTGACGAAGACGGACCGTTGAGGACTGAGGTACCACGCGATCGAGCGGTCTGCCCGGCGTGCCTGGAAGAACTGACCGACCCTGCAGATCGTCGCTTTCAATATCCATTCATCAGTTGTACGGACTGCGGCCCCCGTTATTCCCTGATACGAAGCATGCCTTACGAGCGACGACAGACCGGAATGGCAGAGTTTGGGATGTGTGCCGAGTGTGCTGCCGAATATGAGTCGGCTGCCGATCGTCGGTTTCATGCCCAGACGATTGCCTGTTCGGAATGTGGGCCGCGTGTCTGGTGTACTGACTCCCGGGGACGGGAGATCGTTGTGGATCAGGCCGCGATACAGGCGGCAGCTCAAGCTTTGAAGCAGGGTCAGATTGTGGGGCTGCGTGGCCTGGGAGGTTATCAGTTTCTGGCGGATGCCCGCTCTGATGCTGCAGTTCAGAAGCTGCGAGAACTGAAACAACGTCCGGCTAAGCCGCTGGCGGTGATGGTGAGTTCACTCGCTGAGGCACGCACGCTGGCAATTCTGAATGACACGGAAGAGCAGGAGCTCTGCTCTCCCGCAGCGCCAATTGTATTGTTGCGTGCCCGTCGTGATGCTGGCCTGTCCTGCGATTTGAATTCCGGTTTGCAGACAGTGGGGGTGATGTTGCCCACCACGCCTTTGCATGCGCTGCTACTCAACGCGTGTGAGTTTCCGCTGGTCGTCACCAGCGCCAATCGGGAGGGAGAGCCGATTGCCTGTCAGGCAGATCAGATTGATGCGGGACTGCGTGCGGGAGCGGACCTGTGGCTGGAGCATGACCGACCGATTGAACGCCCTATTGATGACAGTGTCGTGCGAGTGATGGCGGGGCAGAGTGTGACCATTCGCCTGGCACGCGGACTGGCTCCGCTGCCGCTGCCGATTGCCTTTGACGAGCCGTTAATAGCGACGGGAGGCCAGCAGAAATCTGCGTTTGCATTTTGTAATGGAAAGCAGTCCGTTTTGGGACCGCACATGGGAGAGCTGGAGTGTCTGCCAGCCTGTGAGCGGTACCTGGAGCAGTTGCAGTCGCTGCAGAGCCTGTATGACTTTGCTCCGGCGGGGCTGGTTTGTGATCAGCATCCGGACTACTTCACCACCCAGTGGGCGGAGCGTGTCGGGATTCCGCTGGAAAAGGTACAGCATCATTATGCACACATACTCGCCGGGATGCTGGAGCAGGGCTGGCTGGACCGGAAGGTTCTGGGAGTCGCATTGGATGGAACCGGCTGGGGGACGGACCAGACGATCTGGGGGGGCGAATTCCTGCTCTCAACGGCTACCGAATATGAGCGCGTGGGCCGCCTGCGGCCTTTTGCTCTGCCGGGGGGAGAACAGGCGATTCGAGAACCGTGGCGGATTGCAGTGATGCTGGTGGCGCAGTCACTCGGTGAACAGGCCGCTTTAATGCTCGGAACTGAGGTTGAGCCAGCCGAGCCGCTGCTGAGAATCGGGAAGTCCAGCAGGCTCTCACCATTGACCAGTAGTGCGGGGCGGCTGTTTGACGGCGTGGCAATGCTGATTCTGGGATGCCGTCATTCCGGCTTCGAAGGTCAGCCGGCAATGCTGCTGGAAGCCACCTGTGATTATTCAGAGACGGGAGCGTATGAGATGCCGATCCATGAGGGGGAGCTGCGAGAACTCGACTGGCGACCGGCGGTGACTCAAATCTGGGAGGATCGCAGGCGAGGTGTCTCTCCGGGGCGGATGGCGATGCGTTTTCATCGGGGGCTGGCACGAGCGATTGCTCGTTTTGGTTCGTTTTATTCGCAGCTGCCCGTTGTGCTGGGAGGGGGCGTGTTTCAGAATCGATGTCTGGTGGAGTTGCTGGCGGAAGAATTTGCACAGAGCGGGCAGGAGCTGGGATTGCCGGGACGGATTCCCCCCAATGACGGGGGGCTGGCGGCAGGGCAACTGGCGCTGGCGATTGCCAGGCGGGAAGGGAGAGACACGATTCGATGTGTTTAG
- a CDS encoding Ni/Fe hydrogenase subunit alpha, with translation MNERRIKVETMTRVEGEGGLFVRLQGEAVEEVRLEIYEPPRLFEALLRGRPLEDAPDITARICGICPVAYQMSSVHAMEMALGVTITPEIRRLRRLLYCGEWIESHGLHMHLLHAPDFLGFESGLEMAKQFPDEVNRGLRLKKHGNHLVDMLGGRAIHPVNVCVGGFYRIPSRNEFQKLVPDFEWGLNAAIETTRWVAGFDYPELESDCEFVSLSHPDEYPMNAGVMKTSSGDEVEVIRYRDEFQEQQVPHSTALHALRKSTGRPYLLGPLSRMNLNREKLSPAARKLADEIGFEPECRNPHRAIIARGLELVHAYEEGLQILRDQHSTRQPRMSYDYQAGVGMSATEAPRGTLFHRYEIDAEGKIVEADIIPPTSQNQAQIEVDLKEWVRQVVADDDQQAARKCENLVRAYDPCISCSTHFLKVTIDRS, from the coding sequence ATGAACGAGCGCAGAATCAAAGTGGAAACGATGACACGCGTCGAAGGCGAAGGGGGGCTGTTCGTTCGCCTGCAGGGCGAGGCTGTCGAAGAAGTCCGCCTGGAAATCTACGAGCCCCCGCGTCTGTTTGAGGCGCTCTTGCGGGGGCGTCCGCTGGAAGATGCACCGGATATCACGGCCCGGATTTGCGGGATCTGTCCTGTGGCGTATCAGATGAGCAGCGTACATGCGATGGAAATGGCACTGGGCGTGACGATCACTCCCGAAATCCGCCGGCTGCGACGTTTATTATATTGCGGGGAATGGATTGAAAGTCACGGGCTGCATATGCATCTTTTGCATGCACCGGATTTCCTGGGATTTGAAAGCGGGCTGGAGATGGCCAAACAGTTTCCGGATGAAGTCAACCGGGGCTTGAGGCTGAAAAAACACGGGAACCATCTGGTGGACATGCTGGGTGGACGAGCTATTCATCCCGTCAATGTCTGCGTGGGGGGCTTTTATCGGATCCCCAGTCGTAACGAGTTTCAGAAACTGGTCCCCGATTTTGAATGGGGGCTGAACGCCGCCATCGAGACGACCCGCTGGGTTGCGGGGTTTGACTATCCCGAACTGGAATCGGACTGCGAATTTGTTTCCCTCTCCCATCCCGACGAATACCCGATGAATGCAGGGGTGATGAAAACCAGTTCGGGGGACGAGGTGGAAGTCATTCGGTACCGGGACGAATTCCAGGAACAGCAGGTCCCGCATTCGACGGCCCTGCATGCGCTGCGCAAGTCGACCGGGCGTCCGTATCTGCTGGGACCTTTGTCGCGGATGAATCTGAACCGGGAGAAACTGTCCCCGGCGGCGCGGAAGCTGGCCGATGAGATCGGGTTCGAACCGGAATGTCGCAATCCGCATCGGGCCATTATTGCGCGGGGGCTGGAACTCGTGCATGCGTATGAAGAGGGGCTACAGATTCTTCGCGACCAGCATTCCACGCGTCAGCCGCGCATGTCATACGATTACCAGGCGGGCGTGGGGATGTCAGCCACGGAAGCCCCCCGAGGGACCTTGTTTCATCGTTATGAAATTGACGCGGAGGGGAAGATAGTCGAGGCAGATATTATTCCTCCCACGTCGCAGAACCAGGCCCAGATCGAAGTGGATCTGAAAGAGTGGGTGCGGCAGGTCGTGGCAGACGACGATCAACAGGCGGCCCGCAAATGTGAAAACCTGGTTCGGGCTTATGACCCGTGCATCAGTTGTTCCACCCATTTCCTGAAGGTGACAATCGATCGGTCCTGA
- a CDS encoding NADH-quinone oxidoreductase subunit B family protein gives MCKPRLAVFKFASCDGCQLSLLDAEDHLLAVADAVEIVYFPEATSRMEEGPYDIALVEGSVTTPHDAERIQQIRKDARYLMTIGACATAGGIQALRNWADEEEFMRYVYATPEYIQVLETSTPISEHVHVDFELRGCPINQYQLIEVIRSLLAGQTPRTPRHSVCLDCKRRGTVCVTVAQGTACLGPVTQSGCHALCPSYNRGCYGCFGPALQANLVSLSEQMEREGASKAEIAHKLKNFNAYSPAFRNESTRLVQLEGDQRG, from the coding sequence ATGTGTAAACCCCGACTGGCCGTTTTCAAGTTCGCATCCTGCGATGGCTGTCAGCTGTCGCTGCTGGATGCCGAGGATCACCTGCTGGCGGTTGCGGATGCCGTGGAGATCGTCTATTTCCCGGAAGCGACCAGCCGCATGGAAGAAGGGCCCTATGACATCGCCCTGGTGGAAGGTTCGGTGACCACGCCTCACGATGCCGAGCGGATTCAGCAGATCCGCAAGGATGCCCGCTACCTGATGACAATCGGTGCGTGTGCCACTGCGGGAGGCATTCAGGCTTTGCGGAACTGGGCCGACGAAGAAGAGTTCATGCGGTACGTTTATGCCACCCCGGAATATATTCAGGTCCTGGAGACGTCCACTCCAATTTCAGAGCACGTGCACGTCGACTTCGAATTGCGGGGCTGCCCGATCAACCAGTATCAGTTGATTGAAGTCATTCGCTCATTGCTGGCAGGGCAGACGCCGCGTACACCCCGGCACAGCGTCTGTCTGGACTGCAAACGCCGGGGAACGGTCTGTGTCACGGTTGCCCAGGGAACGGCCTGTCTGGGGCCGGTCACCCAGTCCGGCTGTCATGCACTCTGTCCCAGTTACAACCGGGGCTGCTACGGCTGTTTTGGTCCTGCCCTGCAGGCCAATCTGGTCAGTCTGTCCGAACAGATGGAACGGGAAGGGGCTTCGAAAGCGGAGATCGCGCACAAGCTGAAGAACTTTAACGCGTATTCACCCGCCTTCCGGAATGAGAGTACGCGACTGGTGCAGCTGGAGGGAGATCAGCGCGGATGA
- the hypB gene encoding hydrogenase nickel incorporation protein HypB yields MNQRVLTIRRDIQAEQKADAAAERERLGQRGTLVVNLLSSPGAGKTALLEATARHFAGRRSMAVLVGDLETDRDAQRLAPLVPVAQLTTGGACHLELPLVKRGLQALGDPAVDFLFIENVGNLVCPASHDLAEHLRVVLISTTEGDDKPGKYPKMFRTSQAMVVTKLDLLPHVPFTLEAVTADALKIQPELEVLSTCALDGRGIQEWCDFLEQQYQEKIESVYEPAGNQ; encoded by the coding sequence ATGAATCAGCGTGTGCTGACCATCAGACGTGATATCCAGGCGGAGCAGAAAGCGGATGCGGCTGCAGAGCGTGAACGGCTGGGACAGCGGGGAACCCTGGTGGTAAACCTGCTTTCTTCGCCCGGGGCAGGGAAGACCGCTCTGCTGGAAGCAACAGCGCGTCATTTTGCAGGTCGACGCAGCATGGCTGTGCTGGTGGGAGATCTGGAGACGGATCGGGACGCCCAACGGCTGGCACCGCTGGTGCCGGTCGCTCAGCTGACGACGGGAGGAGCCTGTCATCTGGAATTGCCACTGGTGAAACGGGGGTTGCAGGCACTGGGGGATCCGGCGGTCGATTTTCTGTTTATCGAGAACGTGGGCAATCTGGTCTGTCCGGCTTCGCACGATCTGGCAGAACATCTGCGTGTGGTGCTGATTAGTACGACGGAAGGAGACGATAAGCCGGGTAAGTACCCCAAGATGTTTCGTACGAGTCAGGCGATGGTCGTGACCAAGCTGGATCTGCTGCCGCATGTGCCGTTTACTCTGGAGGCGGTGACTGCGGATGCGCTGAAAATACAGCCTGAACTCGAAGTGCTGTCGACGTGTGCCCTCGATGGTCGCGGGATTCAGGAGTGGTGTGACTTTCTGGAACAGCAGTATCAGGAAAAGATTGAATCCGTTTATGAACCGGCAGGCAATCAGTAA
- a CDS encoding hydrogenase maturation protease: MTEPRQIQIAGIGSPHGDDQAGWELVRALQQRGLSQAQFHLSRTPDDLLNWLDSGQTLVVCDACRGAGEVGSVHRWQWPSAELKQMSWSGTHQISLPGVLSLAEQLGQLPEQVVVWGVEVSEMSLGEKISSVVAEGITQAVESICREWAVTESVEVDHA; encoded by the coding sequence ATGACAGAACCCCGACAGATTCAGATTGCAGGTATCGGCAGCCCGCACGGTGATGATCAGGCTGGCTGGGAGTTGGTTCGCGCGCTGCAGCAGCGAGGCTTGTCTCAGGCTCAATTTCATCTGTCACGTACGCCGGACGACCTGCTGAACTGGCTGGATTCCGGTCAGACCTTAGTGGTCTGTGATGCCTGTCGCGGGGCGGGAGAAGTTGGTAGTGTGCATCGCTGGCAGTGGCCGTCTGCTGAACTGAAACAGATGAGCTGGTCCGGCACGCATCAGATTTCGCTGCCGGGTGTTTTGTCGCTGGCGGAGCAGTTGGGGCAGCTTCCGGAGCAGGTAGTCGTCTGGGGAGTGGAAGTCTCGGAAATGTCTCTTGGAGAAAAAATCTCAAGCGTCGTCGCAGAAGGGATTACACAGGCCGTCGAGTCGATCTGCCGGGAGTGGGCTGTCACTGAATCAGTGGAGGTCGATCATGCATGA
- a CDS encoding BON domain-containing protein gives MNESIPTPPATERPEFATADEIIKRLVVDELYWDERVDAAKVKVVVQKGVVSLTGEVPTTADFYAAEADARMIEGVVTVENQIQVLHPTLVPDKELSTNAETVLVWSPEVDHSQITVAAKCGWITLIGCVPTCQQKQLAAELVESIPGVIGITNELSVVPTNGVSDNNIAREILKGIEHHRDLNTESIDVEVADGVVTLEGTVPHWLAYRTVEELALITEGVVNVKNHLIFNGNHQPDHTT, from the coding sequence ATGAACGAGTCGATACCTACGCCGCCTGCAACAGAACGGCCTGAATTTGCCACGGCCGATGAAATCATCAAACGACTCGTTGTCGACGAGCTTTACTGGGATGAAAGAGTCGATGCGGCAAAAGTGAAGGTCGTCGTGCAGAAAGGGGTTGTCTCTCTGACAGGTGAAGTCCCCACCACGGCTGATTTCTATGCTGCAGAAGCGGATGCCCGAATGATTGAGGGGGTGGTTACCGTGGAAAATCAGATCCAGGTGCTTCATCCCACGCTCGTTCCTGATAAAGAACTGTCCACCAACGCGGAAACGGTTCTCGTCTGGTCGCCTGAAGTCGATCATTCCCAGATCACAGTCGCTGCCAAATGCGGCTGGATTACTCTCATTGGTTGTGTTCCGACCTGTCAACAGAAACAGCTGGCTGCAGAACTGGTGGAAAGCATTCCCGGGGTCATCGGAATTACGAACGAGCTTTCTGTCGTCCCGACGAACGGCGTGTCAGATAATAATATCGCCCGGGAAATCCTCAAAGGAATCGAACACCACCGGGATTTGAATACAGAGTCGATCGATGTGGAAGTCGCAGACGGAGTCGTCACTCTGGAAGGAACCGTTCCGCACTGGCTCGCTTACCGCACTGTAGAAGAACTGGCCTTGATAACGGAAGGAGTAGTCAATGTGAAAAACCACCTTATCTTTAATGGAAATCATCAGCCGGATCATACAACCTGA